The Pagrus major chromosome 17, Pma_NU_1.0 genome includes a region encoding these proteins:
- the LOC141012316 gene encoding uncharacterized protein, whose product MLSLRAFLTDRLTAAAEEIFGAVEKTIAEYKEELSRSKDLEISRLRMQLKLLKSEPRLDRCLGAQLQQHTHHHHHHPPPPPPPPPPQQHHQSVPAVEAPEEEEDGGGSSMEQEHPEASQVKKEQQQKSHRDFWMGHDDAAEQLESLESDIKDFISSPSSLRGSLQDHTLPFHSNHNHNNNSSSSGEESREKPYCCSVCEKRFSNCSHLAAHIRTHTGERPYRCEICRKTFITTSALNRHQTIHTEGKHFICNYCGKSFKWMESLGRHMRSVHKRDNIPV is encoded by the exons ATGCTTTCACTGAGAGCTTTTCTCACCGACAGACTGACGGCAGCGGCGGAGGAGATCTTTGGAGCTGTGGAGAAGACGATAGCCGAGTACAAAGAGGAGCTTTCTCGGTCAAAAGATTTAGAAATCAGTCGTCTCAGGATGCAGCTGAAGCTTCTCAAGTCAG AGCCCAGGTTGGATAGATGCCTCGGAgcccagctgcagcagcacacccatcaccaccatcaccatcctcctcctcctccaccacctcctcctcctcagcagcaCCATCAATCAGTCCCTGCAGTGGAGGCtccggaggaggaggaggacggtgGAGGCAGCAGCATGGAACAGGAGCACCCAGAGGCCTCACAGGTGaagaaggagcagcagcagaagagcCACAGGGACTTCTGGATGGGTCACGATGATgctgcagagcagctggagagcCTCGAATCAGACATTAAAGACTTCATCTCATCTCCTTCCAGTCTGAGAGGCAGCCTGCAGGACCACACCTTACCCTTCCActccaaccacaaccacaacaacaacagcagcagcagcggcgaggagagcagagagaagccctactgctgctctgtgtgtgagaaGCGCTTCAGTAACTGCTCACACCTCGCAGCTCACATCAGGACTCACACAGGAGAGAGGCCTTACAGATGTGAAATATGCAGGAAGACTTTTATCACCACGAGCGCTCTGAACAGACACCAGACGATCCACACTGAGGGGAAACACTTTATCTGTAATTACTGCGGGAAGTCCTTCAAATGGATGGAGTCTCTTGGCAGGCACATGAGAAGTGTGCACAAGAGAGACAATATCCCTGTATGA